From the Sphingomonas phyllosphaerae 5.2 genome, one window contains:
- the der gene encoding ribosome biogenesis GTPase Der codes for MSRLPIVAIVGRPNVGKSTLFNRLVGKRLALVDDRPGVTRDRREGDAHLLGLEFRVVDTAGYEDEDPETLPGRMRQQTQAAVDDADVALFVIDSRAGIVPLDEEIARWLRSADTPVIVLANKAEGRAGESGVYEAMALGFGDPVPFSAEHGEGVVDLFESLLPHLEPLQIEEENEPYVDELDAPLKLAIVGRPNAGKSTLVNRMLGEDRMITGPEAGITRDSISVDWVWHGSVGGPRDVRLIDTAGMRKRAKVQDKLEKLSVADALHAVDFAEVVVLLLDATLGLEAQDLRIADRVLEEGRALVIALNKWDVAENPSGLFNGVKKALDEGLAQVKGVPLLAVSAATGKGIDQLIAAAFETREAWSRRVGTGELNRWFERAIEANPPPAPGGKRIKLRYLTQAKTRPPGFVLFGTRVDELPMSYQRYLINGIRRELGFGAVPVRLMLRAPKNPFVK; via the coding sequence ATGTCCCGTCTTCCCATCGTCGCGATCGTCGGCCGTCCCAATGTCGGCAAGTCGACGCTGTTCAATCGTCTGGTCGGCAAGCGACTGGCGCTGGTCGACGACCGGCCCGGCGTCACACGTGATCGGCGCGAGGGCGACGCACACCTGCTCGGGCTGGAGTTCCGCGTCGTCGACACCGCGGGCTATGAGGACGAGGATCCCGAGACGCTGCCGGGCCGGATGCGCCAGCAGACGCAGGCTGCGGTCGACGATGCCGACGTCGCGCTGTTCGTGATCGATTCGCGCGCCGGGATCGTGCCGCTGGACGAAGAGATCGCACGCTGGCTGCGTAGCGCCGATACCCCCGTGATCGTGCTGGCGAACAAGGCCGAAGGGCGCGCGGGGGAATCAGGCGTGTACGAGGCGATGGCGCTTGGCTTCGGCGATCCGGTGCCGTTTTCCGCCGAGCATGGCGAAGGTGTGGTCGACCTGTTCGAATCGCTGCTGCCGCATCTGGAGCCGTTGCAGATCGAGGAAGAGAATGAGCCGTATGTCGACGAACTCGACGCGCCGCTGAAGCTGGCGATCGTCGGGCGCCCGAATGCGGGGAAGTCGACGCTGGTCAATCGGATGCTGGGCGAGGACCGGATGATCACCGGCCCGGAAGCCGGGATCACGCGCGATTCGATTTCGGTCGACTGGGTCTGGCACGGCTCGGTCGGCGGCCCGCGCGACGTGCGGCTGATCGACACCGCGGGGATGCGCAAGCGCGCCAAAGTGCAGGACAAGCTGGAAAAGTTGTCGGTCGCCGATGCGCTGCACGCGGTCGATTTCGCCGAGGTGGTCGTGCTGTTGCTCGATGCGACGCTGGGGCTGGAGGCGCAGGATCTGCGCATCGCCGACCGCGTGCTGGAAGAGGGGCGCGCGCTGGTGATCGCGCTCAACAAATGGGACGTGGCGGAGAACCCGTCGGGGCTGTTCAACGGCGTGAAGAAGGCGCTGGACGAGGGGTTGGCGCAGGTGAAGGGCGTGCCGTTGCTGGCGGTATCGGCCGCCACCGGCAAGGGCATCGACCAGTTGATCGCCGCCGCGTTCGAAACCCGCGAGGCGTGGTCGCGGCGCGTGGGGACCGGCGAGCTAAACCGCTGGTTCGAGCGCGCAATCGAAGCCAATCCGCCGCCTGCGCCCGGCGGCAAGCGCATCAAGCTGCGTTACCTGACGCAGGCCAAGACGCGCCCGCCCGGTTTCGTGCTGTTCGGGACGCGCGTCGATGAATTGCCGATGAGCTATCAACGCTATCTTATCAACGGCATCCGGCGCGAGTTGGGGTTTGGCGCTGTGCCGGTCCGCCTGATGCTGCGCGCGCCAAAGAACCCGTTCGTCAAATAG
- a CDS encoding Hpt domain-containing protein — translation MSLESSNLVDGQALARARAELGTGFARILGYFREDGIKSLSALEEAMRKGNAVAMVIPAHTLKGEARQFGATALADLAEKIEDHARLCIEHHDSPEGAIEDVVALRPVLLQTLAFLERDGGAGAPPVPVSTPMATPVSAPVPHPQPLSRGPGGFGRKTV, via the coding sequence GTGTCGTTGGAATCGAGCAATCTGGTTGACGGCCAAGCGCTGGCGCGTGCCCGTGCCGAGCTGGGAACCGGCTTCGCGCGCATCCTCGGCTATTTCCGCGAGGATGGCATCAAGTCGTTGTCCGCGCTGGAAGAAGCGATGCGCAAGGGCAATGCGGTGGCGATGGTGATCCCGGCGCACACGCTGAAAGGCGAGGCGCGGCAGTTCGGCGCGACCGCGCTGGCGGATCTGGCCGAGAAGATCGAGGATCACGCGCGATTGTGCATCGAACACCACGATTCGCCGGAAGGCGCGATCGAGGATGTGGTCGCACTCCGTCCCGTGCTGTTGCAGACATTGGCGTTTCTGGAGCGCGACGGCGGGGCAGGCGCGCCGCCGGTGCCGGTTTCGACGCCGATGGCGACGCCTGTGTCCGCCCCGGTGCCGCATCCGCAGCCATTATCGCGCGGACCCGGCGGCTTCGGGCGCAAGACGGTGTAA